AAGAGAAATTGATGGAAGCACTCAAGAAAGGAGTACCTCAACCTATCTCACAAAAAGAATTAATGAAAGCCGTTAAAACACACAAGGCTACTACCAGGGAATGGTTTAATACAGCCCGCAACTATGCACTCTATGCAAATGATGCCGGCCTGTATGATGAAGTACTGAAATACCTGGATATTAAGAAATAACGTTTATGGCTGTATTAATTCAGCGCGCTCAACTGCTGCTACAGCAGGGTCGTTACCAGGATGCGCTTACCACGCTGCGGCAACACCTGAGCACAAGCGCCAATGATATTGACGGGCTTTTCCTGCTCGCTGTGTGCTACCTGGAAATGGATAATTCGGAGGAAGCAGCACAGGTTATCAGCAATGCGCTGAGCCTGGCGCCTGATGATGACCGTTTTTTATATTTACAGGCGCGCGTATCACTCAATAAAAATCAGTTAGATCCTGCTATCCGTGCCATCAGGGAGGCGGTAGCGATAAACCCGTATCAGGCTGATTACTTTGGTATGTGGAGTCAGATACTGTTGTTTAAGAAAGATTATCCCGAAGCCCTGAAAAAGGCAGAAGAAGGACTGGCTGTTGACCCTGAAAATCAGGCTTGTCTTAACCTGCGGTCGCACGCACTTTTCAGCCTGGGCCAAAAAGAAGCGGCTTTTTCTGATCTGCATGAGGCGCTGGAGCACAATCCGGAAAATGCCTATACACACGCCAATCTCGGCTGGAAATGGCTGGAGGCGGGCGATCACCGCAAATCACTGGAACACTTCCGGGAATCACTGAAAATTGATCCTAACCAGCAGTGGGCCAAAAGTGGAATGGTGCA
The Chitinophaga sp. MM2321 DNA segment above includes these coding regions:
- a CDS encoding tetratricopeptide repeat protein gives rise to the protein MAVLIQRAQLLLQQGRYQDALTTLRQHLSTSANDIDGLFLLAVCYLEMDNSEEAAQVISNALSLAPDDDRFLYLQARVSLNKNQLDPAIRAIREAVAINPYQADYFGMWSQILLFKKDYPEALKKAEEGLAVDPENQACLNLRSHALFSLGQKEAAFSDLHEALEHNPENAYTHANLGWKWLEAGDHRKSLEHFRESLKIDPNQQWAKSGMVQAMKAKYWLYRQFLNYAFFMGRQKAGTQWIIIIAIFILTQIASRVFFPIYVLLALLAISTWLIAPVSNLFLRLNPYGRYALTKEQTHVSNMVGILLLIALLAAGIFWITNIPGVLSICICAGVLLLPVSSIYAPDGEKSRRIFRIYTLSLAGMGLLGIGFAFISNDSFNIFVTVMLIGVFLYQFLANYVISKEK